From Vreelandella neptunia, the proteins below share one genomic window:
- a CDS encoding autotransporter assembly complex protein TamA, giving the protein MGRQRRWTSATKRTFTVVLPLLCVSPSAWALEATVTGVSDEVEGNIQAYLQNIEAAEYTEVRLEGEIRRRTEEAMRVYGYYEPEVSLERATDERVWLEIEPGPQVEIEILSINVKGDASEDPPFQEAIEDFPLEEGDVLRHAPWDRLSSQFSGLAIERGYFDWGFTDRRMEVRPYLQSARLYMDFDSGPRYQFGESSITGSHIELDRLRRMQPFEQGDPYLAQTLADYNQSLAETGWFSSVSVRPRLETAQELTIAPSGGGSPWWSEATASQPERPRVTSAALASALSLNKPSDTQLPIDVSVEPADRHQFEVGIGYATDVGPRLRFGWEQPWINRYGHSLDHDLYLSAPEQRFTGVYNVPLEDPLRDSYRLQYGIRNIDDSDTQSLEGTVELARRWEFDNDWVQTVYFRTTYEDFEQGGEADQVWLFYPGIQWSRTRTRPQRFPLWGDRQQLSLEYSDTVWGSDATFARITGDTEWIRMIGNDNRFLARISLGAIETDDFAKIPPSLRFFAGGDRSVRGYSYESLSPRNAEGRLRGGQQMLTSTLEYQRRVTGDWWGATFIDNGDAFDNWGPNDLKTGAGAGVRWVSPVGPIRFDIAHPFDSEDDWRLHFSIGPEF; this is encoded by the coding sequence ATGGGAAGACAACGGCGATGGACATCAGCCACAAAGCGCACCTTTACGGTTGTGCTACCGCTGTTATGCGTATCACCTAGCGCATGGGCATTAGAAGCGACTGTTACGGGTGTTTCCGATGAGGTCGAAGGCAATATTCAAGCCTACTTACAGAATATCGAGGCAGCAGAATATACTGAGGTGCGTTTAGAGGGCGAGATCCGTCGGCGCACCGAAGAAGCAATGCGTGTTTACGGCTATTACGAGCCCGAGGTATCCCTTGAACGTGCCACTGATGAGCGTGTGTGGCTGGAAATTGAGCCCGGCCCTCAGGTTGAAATTGAAATTCTGTCAATTAATGTGAAAGGCGATGCGAGTGAAGATCCGCCTTTCCAAGAGGCCATAGAAGACTTTCCCCTGGAAGAAGGGGATGTGTTGAGACATGCTCCCTGGGATCGATTAAGCAGCCAGTTTTCGGGATTGGCCATTGAGCGCGGTTACTTTGATTGGGGATTTACCGATCGACGCATGGAAGTGCGTCCATATCTACAAAGCGCGCGTCTGTATATGGATTTTGACAGTGGTCCCCGCTACCAATTTGGTGAATCTTCCATTACCGGCAGCCATATTGAGCTTGATCGGTTGCGTCGCATGCAGCCTTTTGAGCAGGGTGACCCCTATTTAGCGCAAACCCTGGCAGACTATAACCAATCGCTTGCAGAAACCGGCTGGTTCAGCTCGGTCTCGGTGCGTCCGCGCCTTGAAACTGCTCAAGAATTAACTATCGCCCCCTCTGGTGGTGGTTCCCCCTGGTGGAGTGAAGCCACTGCATCGCAGCCTGAGCGTCCGAGAGTCACCAGTGCGGCTTTGGCCAGCGCGCTGAGTCTTAATAAGCCCAGTGATACACAGCTACCTATCGACGTCAGTGTTGAACCCGCTGATCGTCACCAGTTTGAAGTAGGTATTGGTTATGCCACCGATGTAGGGCCGCGGTTACGATTTGGCTGGGAACAGCCGTGGATCAACCGCTATGGTCATAGCCTTGATCATGACCTTTATTTATCAGCCCCGGAGCAGCGTTTTACCGGCGTGTATAACGTGCCTCTCGAGGATCCACTGCGCGATAGCTATCGGCTTCAATACGGTATTCGTAATATCGATGATAGCGATACCCAGTCGCTAGAAGGCACCGTCGAACTGGCCCGGCGATGGGAGTTTGATAACGACTGGGTGCAAACAGTTTACTTCCGCACTACTTATGAGGATTTCGAACAGGGTGGTGAGGCGGATCAAGTATGGCTGTTCTATCCAGGTATTCAGTGGTCACGCACGCGGACACGTCCTCAGCGCTTTCCATTATGGGGTGATCGCCAGCAGCTCTCGTTAGAGTATTCGGATACTGTGTGGGGTTCGGATGCGACGTTCGCGCGTATCACGGGGGATACGGAGTGGATCCGCATGATTGGCAACGATAACCGCTTCTTGGCACGTATTAGTTTAGGTGCCATTGAAACCGATGATTTTGCCAAAATACCGCCATCGCTGCGCTTTTTTGCGGGTGGCGACCGCAGTGTGCGTGGTTATTCCTATGAGAGCTTATCTCCCCGCAACGCCGAGGGCCGACTGCGCGGGGGGCAGCAAATGCTTACCTCGACCCTGGAGTATCAGCGTCGCGTGACCGGAGATTGGTGGGGAGCCACTTTTATAGATAACGGCGATGCGTTTGATAACTGGGGGCCCAATGATTTGAAAACGGGCGCCGGGGCCGGGGTACGCTGGGTCTCGCCGGTGGGGCCAATTCGTTTTGACATTGCCCACCCCTTTGACAGTGAGGACGATTGGCGTTTGCACTTTTCTATCGGACCGGAATTCTAG
- the tolR gene encoding protein TolR yields the protein MQGPFNRSGKSKPMGEINVVPFIDVMLVLLVVFMITAPMLTQGVQVELPQVTSQPIETQEDNDPIIISVDSDGGYFITLGEDSTSVSLDEMSSRVTTILERRPGTPVMVRGDRNVAYGQIVVLMSTLQGAGVANVGLLSEPPKDG from the coding sequence ATGCAAGGACCATTCAATCGTAGCGGTAAAAGCAAGCCGATGGGGGAGATTAACGTCGTCCCTTTCATTGACGTCATGCTGGTACTGCTGGTGGTCTTTATGATCACCGCGCCCATGTTGACCCAGGGCGTACAAGTTGAGTTGCCGCAAGTCACCTCTCAGCCCATTGAAACCCAGGAGGATAATGATCCCATTATTATCTCCGTTGATAGCGACGGCGGGTACTTCATCACTCTGGGGGAAGATTCAACGTCGGTGTCGCTGGATGAAATGTCCTCAAGAGTGACAACGATTTTAGAGCGTCGTCCCGGGACACCGGTGATGGTACGCGGCGACCGTAATGTGGCCTACGGCCAGATTGTCGTCTTAATGAGTACCCTGCAAGGCGCCGGTGTGGCTAATGTGGGGCTGCTTTCTGAGCCGCCAAAAGATGGGTAA
- the tolA gene encoding cell envelope integrity protein TolA encodes MAQKSPRDPQDVGYKWPTILAIGVHLAIVAFSLISLPSRNAEPDSSSIVQATLVSTETFTNQAQQSTEEQAAMNAPAEAPTEPEAPEEPSASEEQAAAEQQAAEEAAQQAAEAEAQALEEARAAAEAEAQRRAEEAAEQAEQQAAEAAEREAEAEAAAERQREVEEAQRQQEAAEQQQREEAEAERQREAEEQQRREAEEAERQREAEEQQRREEEEAERQREAEEQRLREQEEAQREREAEAQRQREAEEQQRREAEAERQREAAEAAEAAMQRQLAGEAEAAANAQQAEQAANSFINIVRRAVEQAWVIPPGASDAMSATLQVRLGPSGELLATSIVTSSGDSAFDRSVMQAVEHAAPFGELRDLPVDQQRNLRQFNLRFTPGDVR; translated from the coding sequence ATGGCACAGAAATCCCCACGCGACCCTCAAGATGTTGGCTATAAGTGGCCGACTATCCTGGCGATTGGCGTGCATCTGGCAATTGTAGCGTTTAGCTTGATCAGCCTGCCTAGTCGAAACGCCGAACCTGACAGCTCCTCCATCGTGCAGGCAACGTTGGTAAGTACCGAAACGTTTACCAATCAGGCACAGCAGTCAACAGAAGAGCAGGCGGCGATGAATGCGCCCGCCGAAGCCCCTACCGAGCCGGAGGCACCGGAAGAGCCTTCAGCCAGTGAAGAGCAGGCCGCAGCCGAGCAGCAAGCCGCCGAAGAGGCCGCCCAGCAGGCGGCGGAAGCGGAAGCACAGGCGTTAGAAGAAGCGCGCGCGGCCGCTGAGGCTGAGGCTCAGCGCAGAGCTGAAGAAGCGGCTGAGCAGGCCGAACAGCAGGCGGCCGAAGCAGCTGAACGTGAAGCCGAAGCGGAAGCTGCCGCAGAGCGTCAGCGTGAAGTGGAAGAGGCACAGCGCCAGCAGGAAGCCGCCGAGCAGCAGCAACGCGAAGAGGCAGAAGCAGAACGCCAGCGCGAAGCCGAAGAACAGCAGCGCCGTGAAGCGGAAGAAGCCGAGCGTCAGCGCGAAGCTGAAGAGCAGCAGCGCCGCGAAGAGGAGGAGGCTGAACGCCAACGCGAAGCTGAAGAGCAGCGATTGCGTGAGCAAGAGGAGGCTCAGCGAGAACGAGAGGCCGAAGCGCAGCGCCAGCGTGAAGCAGAAGAGCAGCAGCGTCGTGAAGCAGAAGCTGAGCGCCAACGCGAAGCAGCGGAGGCTGCCGAGGCGGCTATGCAGCGCCAACTGGCCGGAGAGGCCGAAGCGGCTGCCAATGCCCAGCAGGCGGAGCAAGCGGCCAATAGCTTTATCAACATTGTTCGTCGTGCTGTAGAACAGGCGTGGGTGATCCCGCCCGGTGCAAGTGATGCGATGAGTGCTACCCTACAGGTACGGCTAGGGCCTTCAGGAGAGTTGTTGGCAACGTCGATTGTGACATCAAGCGGCGATAGTGCTTTTGACCGGTCTGTAATGCAGGCCGTGGAACATGCTGCACCGTTTGGTGAATTGCGAGATTTGCCAGTCGATCAGCAGCGTAATTTACGTCAGTTTAATCTGCGATTTACCCCGGGGGATGTTCGCTGA
- the galU gene encoding UTP--glucose-1-phosphate uridylyltransferase GalU, with product MIRKAVLPVAGFGTRCLPASKAIPKEMITIVDRPVIQYVVEEAIAAGIREIVLVTSSNKSAIENHFDTHAELEASLEAKGKHELLTMLRNLVPDDVSIISIRQGVPLGLGHAVLCARPIIGDDEPFAVLLPDVLVDNSANQSTDLAGMLAAYDQQQTAQLMVEEVAWEQVEKYGIVAPAGDVPAPNQSADLVGMVEKPKRDAAPSNLAVIGRYALPGHIFSILETTKPGAGGEIQLTDALETLREQSGVQAYRMQGTTYDCGQPLGYLEATLAYARRHPEFGENFKALLSRYHQGE from the coding sequence ATGATTCGCAAGGCCGTACTTCCTGTTGCTGGGTTTGGCACCCGCTGCTTGCCGGCTTCGAAGGCTATTCCCAAGGAGATGATTACGATTGTCGATAGGCCGGTTATTCAATATGTGGTCGAAGAAGCCATTGCCGCGGGTATTCGTGAGATTGTGCTGGTCACCAGTAGTAATAAGAGCGCTATTGAAAACCACTTTGACACCCACGCTGAGCTAGAAGCCAGTCTGGAAGCGAAAGGTAAGCACGAGCTTTTGACGATGCTACGCAACTTGGTGCCTGATGATGTCAGTATTATCAGTATTCGTCAGGGAGTTCCGCTGGGGCTAGGCCATGCGGTGCTATGCGCTCGCCCGATCATTGGCGACGATGAGCCTTTCGCTGTGCTGCTTCCCGATGTGCTGGTGGACAACAGCGCCAACCAGTCGACCGACTTGGCCGGCATGTTGGCAGCTTATGATCAACAGCAAACGGCGCAGCTAATGGTAGAAGAGGTGGCTTGGGAGCAAGTCGAGAAGTATGGCATTGTGGCTCCCGCTGGCGATGTGCCCGCGCCTAACCAATCGGCAGATCTTGTGGGAATGGTGGAGAAGCCGAAACGTGATGCAGCGCCTTCAAACCTGGCCGTGATTGGTCGCTACGCGCTGCCCGGTCATATTTTCTCCATTTTAGAAACCACCAAACCCGGTGCCGGTGGCGAAATTCAGCTCACTGATGCGCTAGAGACCCTGCGCGAACAGTCGGGGGTGCAGGCATACCGTATGCAGGGCACGACCTACGATTGTGGTCAGCCGCTGGGTTATCTTGAAGCCACGCTTGCCTACGCGCGCCGTCATCCTGAGTTTGGCGAGAATTTTAAAGCCTTGCTATCACGTTACCATCAGGGAGAGTAA
- a CDS encoding YciK family oxidoreductase: MSCKIDYQPAPNLLENRIVLVTGAGDGIGRAAALSYAQHGATVILLGRTIAKLERVYDEIEAAGGPQPAIFPLNFEGATLKDFHDMAETLDKEFGRLDGVLHNAGLLGRITPFEQYNPELWQQVMQVNINGPIWMTQALLPLLQASDDASVIFTSSSVGRKGRAYWGAYSVSKFATEGFVEVLADELDTQSTVRVNSLNPGATRTQMRRTAFPGEDPFTLRTPEDIMPTYLWLMGPDSAGTNGQKLDAQPPRV, encoded by the coding sequence ATGAGCTGCAAGATCGACTATCAACCAGCGCCCAACCTATTGGAAAATCGCATCGTGTTGGTAACCGGCGCAGGGGACGGAATTGGCCGTGCGGCAGCGCTGAGCTATGCCCAACACGGAGCCACCGTGATTCTATTGGGGCGCACCATTGCCAAGTTAGAGCGCGTTTACGATGAAATCGAAGCGGCTGGCGGCCCCCAGCCAGCGATTTTTCCGCTCAACTTTGAAGGCGCTACGCTAAAAGATTTTCATGATATGGCGGAAACGCTGGATAAAGAGTTTGGCCGTTTGGACGGAGTGTTGCATAACGCCGGGCTGTTGGGTCGCATCACGCCTTTCGAGCAGTATAACCCTGAGCTTTGGCAGCAGGTAATGCAGGTGAATATCAATGGTCCCATCTGGATGACTCAGGCGCTATTGCCTCTGTTGCAAGCGTCTGATGATGCGTCGGTTATTTTCACCTCCTCCAGCGTTGGCCGCAAAGGCCGTGCCTATTGGGGGGCGTACTCGGTCTCTAAGTTTGCTACCGAAGGATTTGTCGAGGTGTTGGCCGACGAATTGGATACCCAATCCACGGTACGCGTTAATTCACTCAACCCGGGTGCCACACGCACTCAAATGAGGCGTACCGCGTTCCCCGGTGAGGATCCCTTCACACTGCGCACCCCGGAAGACATCATGCCTACCTACTTATGGCTTATGGGGCCAGACAGTGCAGGCACCAACGGTCAAAAGCTCGACGCCCAGCCTCCACGGGTATAG
- the pal gene encoding peptidoglycan-associated lipoprotein Pal: MQLKPLARSLAAALSIVVIAGCSSTGGTQDGDSYGSQDGSTTGSSTSGTGTGSQYGSTSGSGAGQQADSRIPEVRTIYFDYDRDTIKSEYESVVMAHARYLRANPNAQVVLHGHTDERGTREYNMALGERRANAVERFLNIQGVSPSQMSVVSYGEERPAVNGQDESAYAQNRRVVFNY; encoded by the coding sequence ATGCAACTTAAACCGTTGGCTCGCTCATTAGCAGCAGCGCTATCTATCGTGGTAATCGCTGGCTGTTCCAGCACCGGCGGAACCCAAGACGGTGACTCGTACGGTAGCCAGGATGGCAGCACGACTGGGTCTAGCACCTCGGGTACAGGCACGGGTAGTCAGTATGGTTCCACCTCTGGTTCAGGCGCTGGTCAGCAGGCTGATTCACGCATCCCAGAAGTACGCACCATCTATTTCGATTACGACCGCGATACGATTAAGAGCGAGTACGAATCCGTGGTAATGGCTCATGCGCGCTATCTGCGTGCTAACCCGAACGCTCAAGTGGTACTCCACGGACATACCGATGAACGTGGTACCCGTGAATACAACATGGCGCTAGGTGAGCGTCGTGCGAATGCGGTAGAACGCTTCCTGAATATTCAGGGTGTTTCGCCATCGCAAATGAGCGTTGTAAGCTATGGTGAAGAGCGTCCGGCCGTCAATGGTCAAGACGAGAGCGCCTACGCTCAGAACCGTCGTGTTGTATTTAACTACTGA
- the ubiG gene encoding bifunctional 2-polyprenyl-6-hydroxyphenol methylase/3-demethylubiquinol 3-O-methyltransferase UbiG has product MQATSQDSTAGHYQGNVDAAEVAKFEALASRWWDPQGEFKPLHEINPLRLDFIDARAGLAGKKVLDVGCGGGILSESMANRGAKVTGIDLGEAPLAVARLHAEDRGVEVDYQHISVEAMAAQKPGFYDAVTCMEMLEHVPDPASVIRACSALVRPGGYVFFSTLNRTAKAYAFAILGAEYVLRLLPRGTHNYAKFIRPSEMAAWSRDCGLEVREQTGLTYNPLTRHYRLVSHDVSVNYMMYCRKVSD; this is encoded by the coding sequence ATGCAAGCGACATCACAGGATAGCACTGCTGGTCACTATCAAGGCAATGTCGATGCAGCGGAAGTCGCCAAATTTGAAGCGCTTGCTAGCCGCTGGTGGGATCCACAGGGTGAATTTAAACCACTTCACGAGATTAACCCCTTGCGGCTCGATTTTATCGATGCGCGAGCGGGCTTAGCAGGGAAAAAGGTGCTGGATGTGGGCTGTGGCGGCGGTATTTTGAGCGAATCCATGGCCAACCGCGGGGCTAAAGTAACCGGTATTGATCTCGGTGAAGCACCTTTAGCGGTCGCTAGGCTGCATGCGGAAGATCGCGGTGTCGAGGTCGATTATCAGCACATCAGTGTGGAAGCCATGGCGGCTCAAAAGCCCGGTTTTTACGATGCGGTGACCTGCATGGAAATGCTTGAGCACGTACCCGACCCCGCCTCCGTCATTCGTGCCTGCAGCGCCCTGGTTCGCCCAGGTGGCTATGTGTTTTTCTCTACGCTGAATCGCACCGCCAAGGCATATGCATTTGCCATTCTAGGCGCCGAGTACGTGCTTAGACTGCTACCTCGGGGTACGCATAACTACGCGAAATTTATTCGCCCTTCAGAAATGGCCGCTTGGTCTCGCGACTGTGGCTTAGAAGTGCGTGAGCAGACGGGGCTTACTTACAACCCGCTAACCCGACACTATCGTTTGGTAAGCCATGATGTTTCGGTCAACTACATGATGTACTGCCGCAAGGTGAGCGATTAA
- a CDS encoding nucleotide sugar dehydrogenase, translating to MRVLLYGSELSAATAAAALASVGHQVQWLPHADAPWSALSRVDWLRSEPQLLVHLEHGLADGTLQIIEQLKEAHTPEVIWLALSPAQRSSATALVEDPLLVDQQGIVLINNSTFPVGETERLHALIGVQHTSVALPDTLEEGRAWESFTRPTRRLLGCDDATGEQVTRELLRAFNRRSEVFQCMPRRAAELTKLAINGMLATRISYMNEIAGLADTLGVDVEHVRQGMGADSRIGFEYLYPGCGFGGPNFSRDLMRLADVQLQSGRYSALLEQVMDINEQKKETLFRKLWAHFSGELAGKTVAIWGAAFKPGTARIDHAPVLTLLEALWAQGVKVQLHDPAAVPALHALVGERDDLRTYTHDPYQACEGADLLMLVTEWKTYWNPDWHRLGSLLNAKLVLDGRNIYDPEFVASCGLMYRGIGRRADPKTL from the coding sequence ATGCGGGTGTTGCTTTATGGTAGCGAATTGAGCGCAGCAACGGCCGCCGCTGCGTTGGCCTCGGTAGGGCATCAGGTGCAGTGGTTACCGCACGCTGACGCCCCTTGGTCAGCACTTTCCCGGGTGGATTGGCTTCGCAGTGAACCGCAACTGCTGGTTCATTTGGAGCACGGGCTGGCGGATGGGACGCTGCAGATCATTGAACAGCTTAAAGAGGCGCACACGCCTGAAGTGATTTGGTTGGCATTATCTCCTGCGCAGCGTAGTTCAGCCACGGCGCTGGTTGAAGACCCGCTACTGGTTGATCAGCAGGGCATAGTGCTTATCAATAACTCTACGTTTCCGGTCGGCGAGACCGAACGCCTGCATGCGCTGATAGGCGTGCAGCATACCAGCGTGGCGCTCCCTGATACGTTGGAAGAGGGACGGGCATGGGAGTCGTTTACCCGTCCCACTAGGCGGCTGCTAGGTTGCGATGATGCCACTGGTGAGCAGGTGACTAGGGAGCTATTGCGTGCCTTTAATCGCCGCAGCGAAGTATTTCAGTGTATGCCGCGCCGTGCTGCTGAGCTCACCAAACTGGCTATTAACGGCATGCTGGCTACGCGTATCAGTTATATGAATGAAATCGCTGGCTTGGCTGATACCCTGGGGGTGGATGTTGAGCATGTCCGACAGGGAATGGGCGCTGACTCACGGATAGGGTTTGAGTATCTCTACCCCGGATGTGGATTTGGCGGGCCTAACTTCTCTCGTGATTTGATGCGCTTGGCCGATGTGCAACTGCAAAGCGGTCGTTATTCAGCACTGCTTGAGCAGGTGATGGATATTAACGAGCAGAAGAAAGAGACCCTATTTCGCAAACTGTGGGCGCACTTTTCCGGTGAACTGGCGGGTAAAACCGTGGCGATATGGGGCGCGGCGTTTAAGCCTGGCACAGCACGTATTGACCATGCTCCGGTATTAACGCTGCTGGAGGCGCTCTGGGCGCAGGGAGTTAAGGTGCAGCTCCACGACCCAGCGGCAGTGCCTGCACTTCACGCCTTGGTAGGCGAGCGTGACGACCTGCGCACCTATACGCATGACCCCTACCAAGCCTGCGAGGGGGCTGATCTGCTGATGCTGGTAACTGAATGGAAAACGTATTGGAACCCGGACTGGCACCGACTCGGCTCGCTTTTAAACGCTAAGCTCGTACTAGATGGACGCAATATTTACGACCCTGAGTTCGTTGCCAGCTGTGGATTAATGTACCGAGGTATTGGCCGTCGTGCCGACCCGAAGACTCTTTGA
- a CDS encoding HAD-IA family hydrolase translates to MPMLAPQAILFDLDGTLVDTAPDLAQATNALRMHHGLDPLPFEVIRRQVSNGGSALVTLALGLEVTADGHTQARQFLLDAYEEAVAVHSRVFSPLDVWLKAWHGDQRPWGIVTNKPRRYTLPLLDALALQPGALLCADDLSVKKPAPEPLWEAARRLGVEPGQCWYIGDHARDIEAAVAAGMTAVAVGYGYISEEDDYQRWPADLWFEECHALVDALNGFKR, encoded by the coding sequence ATGCCGATGCTAGCGCCCCAAGCGATTCTCTTCGATCTAGATGGCACCCTGGTCGATACCGCTCCAGACTTAGCCCAAGCAACCAATGCCCTACGTATGCACCATGGTTTAGACCCACTCCCTTTTGAAGTGATCCGTCGTCAGGTCTCTAACGGCGGTAGTGCGCTGGTAACCCTGGCACTGGGGTTAGAAGTCACAGCGGATGGCCATACCCAAGCGCGTCAGTTTCTGCTTGATGCCTATGAGGAGGCGGTCGCCGTACACAGCCGGGTTTTCTCGCCACTCGATGTATGGCTGAAAGCGTGGCATGGCGACCAACGGCCCTGGGGGATTGTGACCAATAAACCACGTCGCTATACGCTACCGTTGTTGGACGCATTGGCGCTTCAGCCGGGCGCACTGCTATGTGCAGATGACCTGAGTGTTAAAAAGCCAGCCCCTGAACCACTCTGGGAAGCTGCCCGGCGGCTAGGCGTTGAGCCGGGTCAGTGCTGGTATATCGGCGACCATGCTCGGGATATCGAAGCCGCCGTCGCCGCGGGGATGACGGCCGTGGCCGTTGGCTACGGCTATATTAGCGAAGAGGACGACTATCAGCGGTGGCCTGCTGACTTATGGTTCGAAGAGTGTCACGCGCTGGTCGATGCCCTGAACGGTTTCAAACGCTAG
- the tolB gene encoding Tol-Pal system beta propeller repeat protein TolB, protein MQSLSKVWLFCLLLLVSSVASANLTIEITRGSDQALPIGVVPFAGSDGLPEDVAQIVQDDLERSGYFAPLARNAMFEQPSQSDDVQFGTWRSLDVRYLVVGQARQTDGGFELQFELMDISGQRRMIGETVTVRGDDLRGAAHYISDQIFEEITDIRGAFSTKIAYVTAQGIGDDMQFGLYVADADGRRSEQVLTSDEPIMSPAWSPDGSKLAYVSFETERPAIYIQDVATGQRVQATSFDGINGAPAWSPDGRRIAMSLSKDGQPEIYIMDVGSRSVERITNNNSIDTEPAWAPDGQSLLFTSDRSGGPQLYQYSLGGGEAERLTFTGNYNARGRFSPDGEQIFLIHRSSRGYQVARQDLSGDRLVVLSESTRDESPSVAPNGTMVIFATQQGNSGVLSAVSADGRSSFRLPSAQGDVRDPAWSPFLN, encoded by the coding sequence ATGCAAAGTTTGAGCAAAGTATGGTTGTTCTGTCTTCTGCTGCTAGTTAGCAGTGTGGCAAGTGCTAACTTAACCATTGAGATAACGCGGGGCAGCGATCAAGCGCTGCCGATTGGTGTCGTGCCGTTTGCCGGTTCAGACGGCTTACCCGAAGATGTCGCACAGATTGTTCAGGATGACCTTGAACGCAGTGGCTATTTTGCTCCCTTAGCACGCAATGCTATGTTTGAGCAGCCTAGCCAATCTGACGATGTGCAGTTTGGTACCTGGCGTTCGTTGGATGTGCGCTATCTAGTTGTCGGCCAGGCACGACAAACTGACGGCGGCTTTGAACTACAGTTTGAACTGATGGATATCAGCGGTCAGCGCCGAATGATCGGTGAAACCGTAACGGTTCGAGGGGATGATCTACGCGGTGCTGCACACTATATCAGCGATCAAATTTTTGAAGAGATTACTGATATCCGCGGCGCGTTCTCTACCAAAATTGCTTATGTAACGGCCCAAGGTATCGGTGACGATATGCAGTTTGGTCTGTACGTTGCAGATGCCGATGGCCGCCGTAGTGAGCAGGTGTTGACCTCTGATGAACCAATCATGTCACCGGCGTGGTCACCCGACGGTAGCAAGCTCGCCTATGTCTCCTTTGAGACGGAGCGTCCAGCGATTTATATTCAGGATGTAGCGACGGGCCAGCGCGTACAAGCGACCTCCTTCGATGGCATTAACGGCGCACCAGCATGGTCACCGGACGGGCGGCGTATCGCCATGTCACTGTCTAAAGATGGCCAGCCTGAAATTTACATTATGGATGTTGGCAGCCGTTCCGTAGAGCGCATCACTAACAATAACAGTATCGATACTGAGCCCGCATGGGCGCCGGATGGTCAAAGCCTGCTGTTTACCTCTGACCGTAGCGGTGGCCCTCAGCTTTATCAGTATTCGTTGGGTGGCGGTGAGGCCGAACGGCTTACCTTTACCGGTAATTACAATGCGCGTGGCCGCTTCTCGCCGGATGGCGAGCAGATATTTTTGATCCATCGCTCTAGCCGTGGTTATCAAGTAGCAAGGCAAGACCTAAGCGGCGACCGCTTAGTGGTATTAAGTGAATCAACAAGAGATGAATCTCCTAGTGTTGCGCCGAACGGGACCATGGTAATCTTCGCTACCCAACAGGGTAACAGTGGGGTGCTAAGTGCTGTTTCTGCCGATGGCCGCTCTTCATTCAGGCTGCCGTCAGCACAAGGCGATGTTCGTGATCCAGCTTGGTCACCCTTCTTAAATTGA
- the ybgF gene encoding tol-pal system protein YbgF: protein MNHSLKRYVERLCGAGAIVLPLSVLPLTATAQQPLVQDLSDSSNSSFYQQTQRQEASSGNLVLFNQVQEHQQEIQQLRGQIEELRHQLEQLRRQSQQQYLDIEDRLMSSGPTQIEQSTPAVEPEAAEEVVNAPSSRNVSEDAQADYQAAFAHVQARRFDEAIAAFEAFVSDHPDTSLTANGHYWLGELYAAEGELDAADQAFSRVIEEYSGSSKVPDAIYKLGLVKARKGEAERSRELLEQVRDDYPQSSAAGLANDFLRQSAS from the coding sequence ATGAATCACAGTCTCAAGCGTTACGTTGAGAGGCTGTGCGGTGCGGGAGCCATAGTGCTCCCGCTGTCCGTATTGCCCCTAACGGCCACCGCTCAACAGCCGCTCGTTCAAGATCTTTCCGACTCTTCCAATAGCAGCTTTTACCAACAAACGCAGCGCCAGGAAGCGTCCAGCGGTAACCTGGTGTTGTTTAACCAAGTCCAGGAGCACCAGCAGGAGATCCAGCAACTGCGTGGCCAAATTGAAGAGCTACGCCACCAGTTGGAACAACTGCGTCGTCAATCCCAACAGCAGTATCTCGATATTGAAGACCGCCTGATGAGCAGCGGCCCAACTCAGATTGAGCAGTCAACGCCCGCGGTAGAGCCAGAAGCCGCAGAGGAAGTTGTCAACGCGCCTTCGAGTCGCAATGTTAGTGAGGACGCCCAGGCGGATTACCAAGCGGCTTTTGCGCATGTTCAAGCACGCCGTTTTGATGAAGCGATTGCGGCCTTTGAGGCCTTTGTTAGCGACCATCCTGACACTAGTCTAACGGCTAATGGTCATTACTGGCTGGGCGAGCTATATGCTGCAGAAGGCGAGCTGGATGCTGCCGACCAGGCATTTAGCCGAGTGATCGAGGAGTACAGCGGCAGCAGTAAAGTGCCGGATGCAATCTATAAGCTAGGCTTAGTGAAAGCGCGTAAAGGGGAAGCAGAGCGCAGCCGTGAGCTACTCGAGCAAGTGCGTGATGACTACCCGCAAAGCAGCGCCGCGGGTCTTGCCAATGACTTTTTACGCCAATCAGCAAGTTAA